Proteins encoded in a region of the Prunus persica cultivar Lovell chromosome G4, Prunus_persica_NCBIv2, whole genome shotgun sequence genome:
- the LOC109948762 gene encoding uncharacterized protein LOC109948762 encodes MKDGESVNEYFGRTLIIATKMRKNGERMEDVIIIEKILRSMTPKYDYVVCSIEELNDLDSLSIDELQSSLLVHEQRISLHTVDEQALQVTHERGGGCNAYSGRVGVPQEGKDSRANFAETSEEMLLMAYVDVDKSDKDHIWFLDSGCSNHMCCKREIFSDLDSNFRESVKLGNDSSLTVLGKGNIRMEVNGIVQIITGVFYVIELKNNLLSIGQLQEKGLAVLMQQGKCKIFHHEKGLIMETEMSCNRMFTIVAPILNN; translated from the exons ATGAAGGATGGAGAATCGGTGAATGAGTATTTTGGAAGAACTCTCATCATAGCCACCAAGATGAGAAAGAATGGAGAAAGAATGGAAGACGTGATAATCATTGAAAAGATCCTGCGATCCATGACTCCGAAGTATGATTATGTTGTGTGCTCCATTGAGGAGTTGAATGATTTGGATTCTTTGTCCATCGATGAACTTCAAAGCAGTCTTTTGGTGCATGAACAACGGATAAGCTTACATACTGTGGATGAACAAGCATTGCAAGTCACTCACGAAAGAGGTGGAGGTTGCAATGCTTACAGTGGAAGAG TGGGAGTGCCCCAAGAAGGAAAAGATTCTAGAGCAAACTTTGCAGAGACAAGTGAAGAGATGTTGTTGATGGCATATGTGGATGTCGACAAGTCTGATAAAGATCATATTTGGTTCCTGGATTCGGGTTGCAGCAACCATATGTGCTGCAAAAGGGaaatattttctgatttaGATAGCAACTTTAGGGAATCCGTGAAGCTGGGGAATGATTCAAGTCTCACTGTGCTAGGGAAGGGTAATATTCGAATGGAGGTAAATGGGATTGTGCAAATAATCACTGGAGTTTTCTATGTAATAGAGTTAAAGAATAACCTACTGAGCATTGGCCAGCTACAAGAAAAGGGCCTTGCTGTGCTCATGCAACAAGGAAAATGCAAGATCTTTCATCATGAGAAAGGCCTAATCATGGAGACTGAGATGTCATGTAATCGAATGTTCACTATTGTTGCgcctattcttaacaactaa
- the LOC109948761 gene encoding uncharacterized protein LOC109948761 → MAEIPNNNNDEGGGVLVVQPRKPLREFSIPKVTDQPSCIVYPQLTVDRFELKSGMIHLLPTYYGNTTEDPYMHIKQFFEICATIKIQNLDDEQIKMRLFPFSLKDKAKSWLYSLPNASIHTWDELSNKFLQKFFPAQKTNKIRKEILGFTQREGEAFHECWERYKEMISSCPHHNIESWMQMQSFYEGLLDSERMMVDATSGEGLMNKTADEAFTLFESLSANSQQWSHNKGRGAPMKAVVSEVSTNNEIAAKLDVMCSLLQQAVTGPLGNKVEVQGQSFAEHMLEQANALQARNPNNDPYSNTYNPGWRNHPNFRWSNNSNVQQSQGPPPGFQTQQRQFQQAPQQVQEQRGDQMGELQDMFKKFMGQQMQTNQNLQNAVNKLEVQVGQIASSMSHRASGTFPSQTEVNPRHHEQVKVVHILRSGKQVDNKVGDANGEQEDGENVEIIQPPQGQPTASNKQSLNLSGKSTGPKVSCNANQVPISTNAFRPIAPFPSMLSKSKKDQGMDEIMETFKKVQINIPLLNAIAQIPKYAKFLKDLCTNKRRFKEHEQVALSEEVSAVLQRKLPPKLKDPGSFSIPCIVGDFKIPKALLDLGASINLMPYHVYEKLNLGELQATTVSIQLADRTIRYPKGILEDVLVNVEGLILPADFLVMEMEEAPIPDNELPLIFGRPFMATAKTKIDVEQGTLTMTVNGETVAFKVFDALKPNVVQDCFQIEVFGNPGKERFDGLPYPVESCLLKRGDKEE, encoded by the coding sequence ATGGCAGAGATTCCGAACAACAACAATGATGAAGGAGGTGGTGTGCTTGTTGTCCAACCAAGAAAACCCCTGCGTGAGTTTTCCATTCCCAAAGTCACCGATCAACCTTCATGCATCGTCTATCCTCAACTCACAGTTGACAGGTTTGAGCTTAAAAGTGGTatgattcatcttcttccaacttattatGGTAATACCACTGAGGATCCTTACATGCATATTAAGCAATTCTTTGAAATATGTGCTacgatcaaaattcaaaaccttgATGATGAGCAGATTAAGATGAGGCTATTCCCATTCAGTTTAAAAGATAAGGCTAAGTCTTGGTTGTACTCTTTGCCTAATGCTTCAATTCATACTTGGGATGAGCTTTCTAATAAGTTTTTGCAGAAATTCTTTCCAGCTCAAAAGACTAACAAGATTAGAAAGGAAATTCTTGGTTTCACacaaagagaaggagaagcttttcatgaatgttgggagagGTACAAGGAGATGATAAGTTCTTGCCCACACCACAACATAGAGAGTTGGATGCAAATGCAATCTTTCTATGAAGGTTTGCTTGATTCCGAAAGGATGATGGTAGATGCAACAAGTGGAGAAGGACTGATGAACAAAACAGCAGATGAGGCTTTTACTCTCTTTGAATCCTTGAGTGCTAACTCTCAACAATGGAGCCACAATAAAGGAAGAGGAGCTCCTATGAAAGCTGTGGTCTCTGAGGTAAGTACTAATAATGAGATTGCTGCAAAACTTGATGTTATGTGTTCTTTGCTCCAACAGGCAGTGACTGGCCCTCTAGGAAACAAAGTGGAAGTTCAAGGCCAATCTTTTGCAGAGCACATGCTAGAACAAGCAAATGCCCTTCAAGCAAGGAATCCTAATAATGATCCTTACTCAAACACATACAATCCGGGGTGGAGAAATCATCCTAATTTCAGGTGGAGCAATAATTCGAATGTGCAACAATCTCAAGGACCTCCCCCAGGATTCCAAACACAACAAAGGCAATTCCAGCAAGCTCCCCAACAAGTGCAAGAGCAAAGGGGTGATCAAATGGGAGAATTGCAAGACATGTTCAAGAAGTTCATGGGGCAACAGATGCAAACCAATCAGAATCTTCAAAATGCAGTGAACAAACTAGAAGTGCAAGTTGGGCAGATTGCATCCTCCATGAGCCATAGAGCATCCGGAACTTTTCCGAGCCAAACAGAGGTGAATCCAAGGCATCATGAGCAAGTTAAAGTAGTGCACATCTTGAGAAGTGGTAAACAAGTTGATAATAAGGTTGGAGATGCCAATGGAGAGCAAGAAGATGGAGAAAACGTGGAGATCATTCAGCCACCACAAGGGCAGCCCACAGCTTCCAACAAACAGTCCCTCAATCTTTCTGGAAAGAGCACAGGCCCTAAGGTATCATGTAATGCTAATCAAgttccaatttcaactaatgCTTTTAGGCCTATTGCACCCTTTCCCAGCATGTTATCAAAGTCAAAGAAAGATCAAGGCATGGATGAGATAATGGAAACATTCAAGAAGGTGCAAATCAACATCCCATTGCTCAATGCTATtgctcagattccaaagtaTGCAAAATTTTTGAAGGATCTATGCACTAACAAGAGGAGATTCAAAGAGCATGAACAAGTTGCATTGAGTGAAGAGGTAAGTGCAGTTTTACAAAGAAAGCTACCTCCAAAGCTAAAGGATCCAGGTTCGTTTTCTATACCTTGCATTGTTGGTGATTTCAAGATTCCAAAAGCTTTGCTTGATCTCGGTGCATCCATTAACCTTATGCCATATCATGTTTATGAGAAACTTAACCTTGGTGAGTTGCAAGCCACAACTGTGAGCATTCAATTGGCAGATAGAACTATTCGGTATCCCAAGGGCATTCTAGAAGACGTTTTGGTGAACGTAGAAGGTTTAATCTTGCCAGCTGATTTCTTAGTCATGGAGATGGAAGAAGCACCAATTCCTGACAATGAATTGCCCCTTATCTTTGGCCGACCCTTCATGGCTACTGCTAAGACCAAGATTGATGTAGAGCAAGGCACTCTCACCATGACCGTTAATGGAGAAACTGTTGCCTTCAAAGTGTTTGATGCCCTAAAGCCAAATGTTGTACAAGattgttttcaaattgaagTATTTGGTAATCCAGGGAAAGAGAGATTTGATGGCCTTCCTTATCCAGTAGAATCATGCTTGCTGAAAAGAGGAGACAAGGAGGAGTAG